A window of Hymenobacter siberiensis genomic DNA:
ATTTTAATTTCTCCGGATTTTTGAGCCCGATTACGTCGGCTAGAATGGGTCGCATCTTGTGAAAAATCTTGTGGCAATAGCTTTCCGAGATTCCGTACGAAAACCCCAGGCTCAAAAAAGTGGGGTATTGCCGCAGGTATTCGAATGTCAGCAGCAGTTGATTCGCAACGCTCAATTCTGCCTCAATTCCACGTTTGGAGAGCGGATTTTCCCGCAAATACTGGTCAATCCGGTTTTGCACTTTCACCAGCACTTGTTGCAGTTGAACAAAATCAACCCCAAAAAGCCGTTTGCAAATGGTTGGGTTAGCCTGAAGTAGTTTGTATTTATCATTCATAACCAGTGATTTACATGTTATAACTTGTTTGTTTTATAAATATATGCATGAAAGATGTCTAATAGTAGCATGGCAGAGATTCTTGCTGACAAAGCATATCACTTGGAAATTCATCACAAATATTATATCCATTCATCGTTGCCTTGGCAGTACAATGACGAAGCATTAATTACACTTTGTAATTGGTGTCACCGTGAAATCCATGAAGCTGGAACATCTATCCCTGTTTTTTTAACGCAGGTAGCGCGTGATGAAGTGCTTCTTAAAGTCGCTGATTTAAAACAAAAAGTATTCTATTATACGTCTTGCTCAAGATGTGGAGGTAGTGGCGATATACCAAGCTATAAACATGTAGAAGGCGGCGTTTGCTTTCGTTGTGGCGGCTCTGGATACGACGAACTAAAGAATTTCAAAGCTTAGTAATATGCCACCATTTTCCCCGGTCAGAGCTAAGTGCAGAACCATTAGCTTTTAGCTGATAGTCTTTCTCTTTCTTGTTTTCTATCAGTTAGTTATGTCAAATGCATCAACTGTTTAATTTGGAACAAGCACTTAGTAGCCATATTTTAGAAGAGCAGTCATCACGGCTTTTTAGAAGCCCCGCTGCTCTTTCGGAGTTGTACTCCGAAAGCCAAACCTGTCGGGGGCTTGTAGCCCCCGCTCGTTGAGCGTGCATACGGGCGGAGTAGAACTCCGCAGCAGGTGGCTTTCGGAGTATAACTCCGAAAGAGCTTTTTGAGCTTTTCGGCTTTTTCAGTCGAGAAATAGGACGTCGAGGAGGCCGCCTTGCTCGGCGTAGTTGGAGGCGGAGCTGTAGAGGTAGTGTTCGGCCTCGGCCACAAGTTCGGCGCGAACGGGGTTTTGGTGCAGGTAATGCAGCTTTTGCAGGGTGAAATCCCGGGTCATTAATTCTTTGGCTTCGTTGCCGTCCTGCCAGAATTTATAGGTTTCGCTTTTGGCATTGGTGCGGGCGTTGTAGGCGAAGCGGTGCAACAGCCACTGCCGCCGGCTTTCGGGGTCGCGCTGGATGGCGGTGGTAATGGCTTTGCTGGTGTGGCGCTTGAAATCGTGCAGGATGTCCGACAGGTTCTTGCCGGGCGGGGTGGCGGCAATCAGGTGTAGGTGGTTGCTCATCAGGCACCAGACGTACAGTTCCAGGCCCTTGTGCTGCTGGCAGTAGCGCAGGGCATCGACGATGATGTGGCGGTAGGAGGGGCGGGTGAATACGTCGACCCAGTCGACCACGGTCATGGTGAGGAAGTAGATGTGGTCGGGGAAGATGCGGTTTTTTAGGCCCATTTGGGTGGGGGCTTTTATGAGTGGTTGCGGGGTTGAGTTCTGTTTGGTGGGTGAATTTCGTGCGCCGGGCGGGGGCTGCAAGCCCCCGGCAGATTGGGCTTTCGGAGTATAACTCCGAAAGAGCTGTGAGCTATTTCGGCACTACTCCAGTTGCCGGGCCGTAAAATACCGCATCCGGTAGCAGTTCTGGGCCGTGTGTCCCAGCTGCGCGATGAGCTTGTAGTTGGCCACGGCCCCCACGGCGGCCCCCACGAAGGGCAGGAGCTGGGCCATTTTGGCGAGGTCGATGTAGTCGCGGTATTCCTGTTGAAAAGTGCGCCAGTCGAATTCCTCGGGGTTGAGGGGCAGGGTGAGGCGGTAGGCGTCCCAGGTGGCGAGGCGGTGGTAGGTGGCGTTGCGGGTGTGCTGGCTGCTGAAGGCCAGCTGGAACACGTAGAGCACGTAAAGGCGCTCGGTGTAGTCGTGCACGTCGTAGCCGTAGGCGGCGGCCACGTCGAAGAGCAGCTTGAGCTTGATGCCGAGCAGCAGCGGAAAATCGGCCAGGCCGAGCAGGAAGCCGCCCGCACCGGTCACGGCACCTTCGGCGGTGGCCATGGTGCGGTAGTTGCGAATCTGGCTGCGCACGGCGGTTTCGCGCTGCGCAAAGGTGGCGTTGGCCAGCAGTTTGCCGGTGGTGTGCTGCGAGCCGAAGAGCACGCCGCGCACCATTTGCCGGATGGCGGCCGTGATGGCCTGGTGCACACGCTCGGGCAAAAAGGCATTGAGCCGCACCTGCACACGCCGGGCAAAGTTGTTGAGAAACGACGGCGACCGCTGCATTTTCAGCTGCCAGGCACGAAGCTCGATGCGGGCTTGCTGTTCTTCGGAGTTCATTCGGAAAAGGGAAAAGGGCCGTAGCGCGAACGTTACAGCTTGCGCTACAAGGTAGCTACCTGGCTGGCCCGCGTTTCGCGGGGCTTTTGCACCAGGTAATAATACAGCAGAATGCCCAGCCCGATGAGAAACGGCACCAGCGCCAAGTGCTTGCCCGTGACGTGCGGAGCCACCTGCACGGTATCGAACCCAAAAA
This region includes:
- a CDS encoding helix-turn-helix domain-containing protein: MNDKYKLLQANPTICKRLFGVDFVQLQQVLVKVQNRIDQYLRENPLSKRGIEAELSVANQLLLTFEYLRQYPTFLSLGFSYGISESYCHKIFHKMRPILADVIGLKNPEKLKYTHVKTVVVDVTVQPIERPKKNQEVY
- a CDS encoding REP-associated tyrosine transposase, whose translation is MGLKNRIFPDHIYFLTMTVVDWVDVFTRPSYRHIIVDALRYCQQHKGLELYVWCLMSNHLHLIAATPPGKNLSDILHDFKRHTSKAITTAIQRDPESRRQWLLHRFAYNARTNAKSETYKFWQDGNEAKELMTRDFTLQKLHYLHQNPVRAELVAEAEHYLYSSASNYAEQGGLLDVLFLD
- a CDS encoding EcsC family protein, translating into MNSEEQQARIELRAWQLKMQRSPSFLNNFARRVQVRLNAFLPERVHQAITAAIRQMVRGVLFGSQHTTGKLLANATFAQRETAVRSQIRNYRTMATAEGAVTGAGGFLLGLADFPLLLGIKLKLLFDVAAAYGYDVHDYTERLYVLYVFQLAFSSQHTRNATYHRLATWDAYRLTLPLNPEEFDWRTFQQEYRDYIDLAKMAQLLPFVGAAVGAVANYKLIAQLGHTAQNCYRMRYFTARQLE